From the genome of uncultured Bacteroides sp.:
GCCATCATACTTATCGGTATAGAGTGTGTTCATTATTTCACGAACCTTATCGGCTGTTTTCCACGGTTGTCCTACATAGGCATACATGTAGGTTATGTGGTGGCTGGGTTCGTTTCCGTGTGCATACTGTCCGATCAGGCCGCTGATATCGGGTGAAGCTTCAGAACCGAGGTCACCTTTGGCCACAAACAGGGAATCCAGTTTCTTTGTAAAGGCTTTTTCGCTGCCATAGAGTTTTATCAGGCCTTCCACATCCTGGGGTACCAGCCAGGTATATTGCCAGGCATTACCTTCGGTATAGTCGTTCTGGCGGTGAATGGAGGTAAACGGATTGAACGGGGTTCTCCAGGTATTATCGTTTACACGACCTCTGGCAAAGCCTGTCTGGGTATCGAAATAATTTTTATAGTATTTTCCGCGTTTATCGAAATAGTTGTAATCTTCTGTAAAGCCTTCTTTTTTGGCTACCTGACCAAGGCTCCAGTCGGCAATGGCATATTCCAGGCCCATAGCGACTGACTCAACGGTACTGTCGGCTGGGATATATCCGTATTTCTTTACGTATTTAAGTCCTCTACCATCCTGCATCATGGTATTCTTCATTGCTTCATAGGCCAGTTTCTTATCAATGTTCAAACCTTTGAGGTAAGCGTCTGCTACAACGGTTACTGCAGGGCAGCCAACCATACAGTAGGTTTCATTACCCATCAGGTGCCACACTGGAAGTTCGCCCTGTTGCTGGTAGATGGCAAGCATGGTATTGACAAAGTCACCGGTTCTCTCGGGTTGAAGGAGTGTAAACAGCGGGTGTGCTGCACGGTAGGTATCCCACAGGGAGAAGGTGGTGTAATTGGTGAAAGATGCATTGGTGTGGATCTTCTTATCTGCACCACGGTAATCCTTGTTGATGTCGCAGAAGGTAGAAGGAGCAATCATGGTATGATAAAGGGCTGTATAGAAAGTGCGCATACGGGCTGCATTATCGGCTTTTATCACTACTTTGCCCAGCTCTTTGTTCCAGGCGGCATCGGCTTTGGCTACTGTTTGCTTAAAATTCCAACCAGGTAGCTCGGACTGCATATTCAATTTCGCATTTTCAATGCTTACAGGAGAAATGGCGACCTTGACAAGGATTGCTTCGTTAGCTTTAGTGTTGAAATTAGCTCTAGCAAAAACTCTGCGTCCTTTCAAAGAACGACCAGACTGCACAGCGGTAGTATCAGATACTATAAAACTTTTAAATGGTTTTGAAAAGCGAGCATAAAAATAAATGCGCTGATCATTCGCCCATCCTTTAGAAAAACGATATCCTGAAACAGTACTGTCATTCTCGGCCGTAATATATGTTTCCATCGGATTATCCCATCCAATACCACTTTCCAGGTTGATGATAATACCAGCTTCTTCAGCTTTTGGATAAACATATTTATGAAAACCTACACGATTTGTAGTAGTTAATTCTACACCAATATTATATCTTTTCAACAAAACAGAATAGTATCCAGGTCGAGCAATCTCTTGCTTGTGGGAGAAAAGAGACAAATAACCACTTTCTGGTACTCCCGGTTTTCCTTTTGCCATTTTAACCTTTCCGGTTACAGGCATAAATAAAATATCTCCAAGATCTCCAATTCCGGTTCCACTCAAGTGAGTGTGTGAAAATCCAATAATTGTTGAATCAGAATAATGATATCCGGAACACCAGTCCCATCCTTGAGTCAGATTAGAAGGACCCAACTGTACAGCTCCAAACGGCACATTAGCTCCCATAAACACATGACCATGATATCCTGTTCCAATATAAGGATCCACGTATTGTGTAAGATTCTGCAAACGAGTACTTTTTTTCACTTGTTTTCCTATACAAGGCTGTATTAACGATGTAGCGAAAAAACAGACAAGCAGTCCTTTCATTGAACCTCTTAATAAACTTCTATTTCTCATATTACTTATTATTTATTCTTTCTTATGTTTCGAAAAATCTTTCAATATATCCAGCACATTATCTGATATATTTCCAAAGAGTGAGACTCCTTCAGCTCCGTTATCCAATGCATGCCTGATACCTTCTTTTAATTCTTCATCATTTTTAAAATCTGGAAGATACAAACCTGCATACAAAGGAAATCTACAGCATAATCCGGTAACTCCTTCTTTAACAGCATCGCCAATCCATGAAACATTTTCTTTATAAAAGGCATGATACACCATAGGGAAAACACCTGTCAGGTTCCAGTTAACCCAATCCTGTCTCACATTTCTTCTCGCTACTTCAGGAGTTGGAAAAACTGCAGCAGTTACCTTTTTACCATGTTTCTTAGCAATTTTAGCAACACTATTAACAATGTTTGTAATTGAATTATATCTGAACTTCCTCCAGGAGAGACTAGCTTCGGGATAATCAATGGAATCAAGTTCCTGACCAGATTGCTCTTTAAACTTACTTTTACATGTTTCGCAATAACAATAGTCATAGTCAGGCAATTCTTTGGTTTGCTCTATCTTATAGTTATTCCATAAATTGACTGGGAGAATAATATCACAAAACCTGATATAATCCATATGTATTCCATCAACATAGTCTTTTTCAAGAATACTATTTACCTGATCAAGAATATGTTGCTGTACTTCTTCTTTTGAAGGACAAAGCCAACGATAATAACCAACGTATGGAGGTTTATCTGCACACGACTCTCCTTTTCTGTTTATAGCATACCACTCCGGATGCTGTTCAAGAAGAGCCTTATCTCCCTGGTTCATAGTCCACAACCAACGATGAGTTTCCAGTTTCTGCGATTTAGCAGCACGGAAATGAATTTCGCTATCCTTTTCAAAAAGGATACCTCGGATTCCTGCTTCGTAATATTTTTTATATCTCTTTATAAGCTCTGCCTCATCCTCTCCATCTTTTGGATTTACCCACACCCAGTGTTTCCACTTATGCTTTTTCTTTTTGCCAATTAGTTCTTCAGCTTTCAGCACATCCGGAAATACACACATCGATAATCCGGCGAAGATGCTGGTTTTAATAAAATTTCGTCGACTTGTCATTTTCTGATTTGAATTAATCCTTCATCATTAATACTCCATGTGCTGCTACCCGATGAACGAATAGTTGCATTAAACTGGTGAGCTGTTGCTTCCATTTCCAGAGAATTCTCAATATTGTCCAATTTAAAACTAACAGGAGTAATATTTAGTTCATCCAATGTAAATGCATATCTTTTATTTTTTTTCAGATATTCTTTCTGACGATAGTAAACCAACCAAAGATACTGTTTTTGTTTCTCAGCATAAGGCAACATAAAAGCCGGAAATTCATTTTCAAGCTGTTTTTTGGTAAATAACAAATATCCCCACCTTTCCGGACAGTGCATATTAATCACCCCCTGCGGTGACCACACCCAATTATTTTCAGGCAAAACCTTACCTTCAGCATTTGTTTTCTTCACATATTTTCCTTTTTCAATCATCGTATCCCATTCTACTCTTGAAAAGTTGATGCGCCATAAAGTGCTTTCTTTAGGAATATTCTTCCCAGAGCCAAGAGACAATGCACTGAAAGGAATAGCAAATTCAACACTCCATCCCTTATCTTTATCCATTGAATTATTTAATGTTCCATGAACTTTCACAGCCGAACGCATACCTGCAGCATCCCAGCCAATAAGTTCGCGTGAATCATTGCGGTATGGTTTTGAAAGGAACAAATCAAAGATTGTATTCAGTGCATTTACTTCAATTTCAAAATATTGGTGTGTATTATTATCCGGATCAATAAAAATCTCGAAATCATTATCATAATAAACAATATCATCATGATTGCGAAGATTTGCCCAAACATGTTCATCTACAATAGATGCGGCAATATACAAGAAATTATCATCCCAAAGCATTTTAACCCTTGTTTGATAATAAGGATTAGGTTTGGCATCACCCTCAATATCTCTAAAGAATTTACTCCATGGAGCATTTTGCCAAGCAGCATCTGTTATATTTCCATCTATCACTGGTTTTACAGGAGTATAGCCTATTACATAACTTTCAGGAGAATTAAACAAATTTTCAAGTCCCTGAAACGATGGTTGTGCTGAGCAAATAACCGATCCTAGAAACAGAGACAAGCAAAGTAATCCTTTTGCAAAAGAATAAAAAGTTGGTATCTTCATTATATATTATAAAAATTAAGTTTTAACACTCAATCACTAACTAAGTGAGGACAAATATAATAAATCCAGCTAAATTTTCGGTTCAAACAAAAAAACTTTTTTTAAATACAACACCATTCATTAGTAAATGCTTTTATTTACTAAAAACTAATTTTTATAGTTATTAGACTTCCTTATATAAAAACAGAGAATTTGCTATATATGCATTCCATTTTATATAATAAAAGAATAGTGAAGCAATTTTATCCATACCTCAATAAATAAAAATTATAGACCAGCTATTGTTCAATTATTCACCAATAATTTTCAAAAAGATAATTATATATCAATCACACCTCTAAGCTATGCTCTAAATTGAGCTAAGTCCATAAATCTGTAGGGAAATGTTTCACTAAGGAATGCTGGATTTGAAATAATGGAAGCGCATTAGATAACGGGGCATTGATCAATGAATGAAAATTATTCCAGAATGGCTGAAAATCTCACGCCGGAGGTTGGATAAACTCCGACCGGACATTGCACAAACTCCGGTCGGACTTCAACTGAACTCCGACCGGAGTTTACCGATCTTTGATTTTTGTAGTTCTACAGAATAATATAAAGCTGTCGAGTAGGCCTGAGCATTCCAGCTCAAGCCTCTCACAGAACCGTGCGTGACAGTCTCCCGTCACACGGCTCCTCTTATTCAAACTTTAAGAGATTTCCGTATATTAGAAGGAGGCTTTACGCCCCACTGCCAATGGTAAAATAGATTTCTCTCCCTTTCGGAGATATTACCCAACCAGTCATAAGCGCGGGATAGTTTCCTACGATAACGCTTATATTTGGCCATTACCCATCGGGCTAAGTGCCCATTTACTTCTTCTAATAACCATTTAAGTCGGGTGGGATAAAATTTACCATAGTAGCTTATCCATCCCCGAAGCACAGGATTTATATAGTCAGCCAACATCTCCAGTGTATGAAACGTATGCCTTTTAAGTTTCCAGCTCCGAATCTTTTCACGGATACCACTGATTGACTTATTACTGATTGCAGGTAAATAACCTGTAAAGGGCACCCCTTTCTTATCTATCGCTTTTCGGGGGCGAAAAGTATATCCAAGGAAATCAAACGAAATAACTTCGTGTTTTTCTTTCCTACGATTGTCTTTACAGTAAACAATCCTTGTTTTATCTTCATTCAAGGCTAATTTGCATTCGGCAAATCTTTGTTGAACGGAGATTTTCAGTGCTTCGGCCTGGGCTTTTGTAGAACAATGGCAGATAGTATCATCCGCATAACGTTCAAAAGGTATGTGAGGATAATACTTGCTCATCCACATATCGAAGACATAATGCAGAAATAAGTTGGCTAGAACAGGACCGACAACTGAACCTTGAGGAACACCTTTGTCTCTCTCTATCCGACTACTATCTTTAAGTTCATAAGGCACTTTCAACCAGCGTTCAATGTAAAGCAGCACCCACTGAGAATCCGTGTGTAATCTAACAGCTTTCATCAATAACTCATGGTCAATCGTATCAAAAAACTTGCTGATATCCATGTCCAACACCCAGTCATACTTCCAGCAGCGCTCACGAGCTTTGGCTATAGCATCGTGTGCGGAACGCTTTGGCCGATAAGCATAAGAATCCTCATGGAAACAAGGCTCTATTTGGGGCTCGATAATCATAACAGCTGCCATTTGAGCGACTCTGTCTCCAACGGTTGGTACACCTAACGGACGCTTGTCTCCATTCGGCTTTGGTATTTCTACCAGTTTCACCGACGGAGGAAAGTAACAGCCCGAACTCATGCGGTTCCAGATTTTATAAAGATTGTCTTTGAGATTCTTCTCAAAATCACTAATCGATATACCATCTATTCCCGCACTCCCATGGTTTGCTTTCACTCTTTGGAAAGCTTCCATAATTAAATACTTTGAAATCTCATAAGGTTTTGCATTTTGCATTTGAATCCTCCTAAATTTAATAGTTGTACAATTGTAATTTGCCGAATAAGCTGTTCCCTTCGCTCCATTTCCATTACAGAAACTTCCATACTACTACGGAACAGTCCGCCCCTGCACTTAGTCATTGGTACACTCACTCTTGCAGGGCTACTGCTTGAATTTACCCCTTGACATACTAAGACAGGTTCCCGTGTTCCATGTAAAAGCCTCCATACAAGTCATGCTATCTAAACACCGGATGTCATCAGGACAGTAAACAGGTTGCTTCCTGATTTATCCCGAATCTGAGAGTAGGACTCGGTTTTGACATCTTATAAAGAGTTTTCGACGCTTCATCAATAGTTCCCTTGCGGTCATCTCTTGTATAGTTACCTGCCGGCTTGTGCCGACTTTTAATGTATCGCTCACTACCTCGCCTCTTTAACAAAGCAGCATACACTGGTTTGCAACCAACTCCTGTAAGTCGATCACGAGGGGCCCACCCTCATCTTATACATAGTTACAAATATTGCTGGCAAGCAATATTTTCACGGCACACACCATCACTCCCTCACTTTTTGAAAGTAACAATTTGATTTTATGATACATAAATAAGTGATGGTAGCATTTTCATCCCTAACTATACTCTCACTTTTGGGGGCTACTCTCACTATTTCGAGTTGTTTTAAGCTATTTTTTTGCAGTTTTAGTGCAGTGTTATGCTTTACCATGAAACAGCAACAATGAACTGGGCATGATCTTCGCTTATTTTATTACCCCGAATGCTCTAAAAGGTCTCGAAAAAGTGAGGGCAGGCACTTCTTGTGAGGATAAAGTGAGGTTTGGGATACTACATACACTAATAAAAGACTAATCTTTATAAATGAAAAATTTCATCCATCAATTTCCATTTTTCAGAAGAAGTAGCACCAGGAGAAGAAATCTGGAACATCGACATGTACTCTTCCCATTCAGCTTGCCGGGGAAGAGTAGCAAGCTTAGACATTGCATTATCCCAATCAAAATCCAAAGAAGTTTCTACAATCATAAATAATCTTGTACCTAAAAGGAATATTTGCATTTCAAGAATACCAACCTCACAAATTCCCGTTTTAATTTCAGGCCAAATATCTGCATGACGTTTTACATATTCAGCAATCAATGCCGCATCGTTTTTTAGATCTAATGTCTGGCAATACCGCTTAACAGGTTGATGATACTCCTTTACTTTGTATCCGTTTTCTTTTGTATTCATATAGTATTAGAATAAAATTTGTATTTTCAAAATTCCTTAAAAATCAGTTTAAAACTTTACTTTTCTTTGCTAACATAAAGTTTAAGATCTGTACTAGGCCTAGCCAAAGAAGAATATTAATAATAAACATTATATTAACATTTAAGAAATGCAATAATATTACATTTATAAAAACTAACAAACCAGCACAAACCACTAGACTTACCATTACTTTCCGGTGAGAAAGTCCCAAATCAAGCAATTTGTGATGAATATGTTTTCTATCTGGCAGAAACATCGATTTTCCAACGAAAGCACGTTCCAGCATAACTCGCAATGCATCGAACATTGGGACAAAAAGTACAGATAAAGAAATCATAGCAGGAGAATCAAACAGATCATAATTATGTCCAGAATCGGCCATTGCAAATCTTACTCCCAGATATGCTAATAAGAATCCTAAAGTCAGTGATCCTGTATCTCCCATAAAAACCTTTCTTGATGTATTGAATACGTTATAATAGAAAAACGGAATCAGAATTCCGACTAAGATAATACATATCAATGAATAAAAGAACATCCCTCTTAAGAAGAACAATATTCCAAATGAGATAAGTGCTACCCCTGATATACCAGATGCTAAACCATCCGCTCCATCAATAAGGTTGATTGCATTCGTAATAAACACAATAAGAAATATTGTAAATAGCATCCCTATCCAATCAGAAATTTCCCAAATGCCAAACAAACCATTGAAATTATTAATATAAAGTCCTCCTGATACCAAAAGAGTAGCAGCTAAAAATTGAACAATCATTTTATGGCGATAACGAGATCCTACAAGATCGTCTTTAAAGCCAACTCCTAAAAGTAATATATTACCAGCAATTAGCCCAAACATCTTTCTCAAAGCCGGTTCTAAAGAAGCTAAAGAATCATCCGCTTGAAATTTTATAAAAATTAATATACTCACTGAAAAAACGAACAACAATATAGGAAAGAAAGAAACACCAGCAAGTCGTGGAATTGGTTGTAAATGAGACTTTCTTGCATTGGGTAAATCATAAAGACTTTTCTTTTTAGCAATGTAAATGATACGAGGCAAAATCATCATTTCCAAGACAACAGAACAAAATAAAGAAAAAATTAACAATCCAATTAAGAAAGAGAGGTTATATATTATCATAATATGATCAAAATTACATCTATCAAGCTAAATTATTTTTTGCACAAAGATACAAAAAGTTAGAATAAAGTAACCTATTCTAAAAATATAAGCAGAACTTATTGATAAAATAAATCAAACAATATTGTTAATTATTTTATTCACAGACTTTCAACTTAAGAATAAAAGTCCCAAAAGTATAAAAGATCATTCTAAATTATAAACAGTAAAACCCCAAAGTTAGTTATGATTACAAATAATAATATAAGCATCAGGAGAAAAGAGTTAAAGTCTATCACCGACTCTTTTAGAAAGGAGTTGAATTACAAAATAATTGTCCTTACCATGTATAGTCCTACATTGTCCGCCAAAAGCTCTGCCGGAAATCAAAATTTCCACATTCTGTTTTTTAAATACAATTCCAGCTTTTTCCCACAATCTAAAAACTCCAAGAGCTCGTTGATATGACAAATGATAAGCCTGATCAGAGTTTCGTGAGATATTATTATCACACCAGCTTCCCAAATGTCCTTCAACAATTAATAAAAAAGAAGCCCTCCAATCGACCTTATTTACTCTGTTTATATAAGCTTCAAGAGAATGACCAGCAACAATCATTTCCTTTAAATAGGCTTCTTTTATTTCTGCACTGTTACAGACATAAATTTCTTTTCCTTTTAAGGCTCTTACTACAAATTTATTGCAGGATGGCAAATACTCAAACACTGTATCCGAAGCTAATGATTCAATTTCATTATTCACTCTTCGAGTATGTAGATATTCTTTTTCCAACCCTTTTAAGCGTTTATTTTGCTCTGTTATCTCTATCGTATTTTGGGTAAACACCTTAAAACTTAAGCCAAACAACACAAGCATGATAACAAACATAATTGTTAACAAGCCTACAAAAGCCGGCCAAAAAAGATCTTTCCTCTTCATATTATACTTTATCCTTCCGCATCATTATCAACATCATCGGAAAAGATTGTCTCTGATCTAATTGATTTTACATCATTACTTATGTTAGAAACAACGTTTATCAGAGATTCTTCTTTCTTTGTATAAGAATCCAATGTTTCATTTAGTCTCTTTATCTCTTCGGAGATCGTATCAAGTTTGGTTAATTTCTGGAACGGACTATCATTATTGGTTATTTCAAAGGCATTTCTTATAGCTGTTTCAAAGTTGTCAACTAAAGAGCGTACATGTTTCACATTTGCTTTCAGATATTCTTCAACCATTTCATTACTCTGATTTGTGTAGTTTTCAATCAGAGATTGTTTTTTATCCAGATCATCCAGATGTCTTTGTACCAGATTCAACTGCCTGGATCCCAGCAACTGACTTTCATTAATCGTTTCGCCTAGTACGTTTACACTGTTTTCAAATGTAGAAACACGGTCCAGCAGTTTGTGCATGCTTGTTACAAACTGCGTACTATTCGCCATTAATTCATTTAAGTCTTTTTGTTTGCGGATAAAGTCATCCATTTCCGGCAGTATTTTCTCAACCCGGTTGAATGTTTCTGTATTAACCTTGATCAGATCTTGGAATTTACTGCCATACAGCTCATTCAGAATCTGCTTCTGAGTTCCCATCCCTTCAGCTATTGTCTGCATGTTTGCAGCAAGACTGACAACAATGTTGTTTATGTTTCCAATATTATCAGAAAAGACTGTATTAAAATTATCGAGCGTACCTTTCAATCGTCCCAAAGCATCTACAATGTTACTTCCCATTCCGGGTAATAACTTTGTCTGAACGAAAGTGTAATAGTGATTCTTCTTTCTATCTCTGTGTCTTACCGCACTGGTTAGTCTATAGTTGGCAACGGTAGATAAAAGCAACCCCAGAAAACTAGACACCAAAGCAATAACTACTCCCCATAAAAAACTATGTATTCCATCTTCACTAAAAATACCAAGAAAGTTCATAGAGAATAACCCTACTGCCACACCAACGAACGTTCCCATTAGTCCCACATACAAAGGTATAGGAATTTCGGATGTAACCTCTGATTCCTTCGAAGCCGAAATTCTTTCCGAAAGATTCTGAATGACATAGAAATCCACTGTTCCCTGATTTTCTTTCAAATAAGTGTTAGTTGCATGAATAATAGCCCCGAACTCTTTGGAAATTTTACTGTGTACACTAATTATCTGAGTCCCAAATTCATTCGATATCCCTAATGAGCCAATTGAAGGATATATATTTTTAAGGGTTCTAATCCCAACTGCTGTTTTCAGAAAAAAGACCAGCTGAATCCAGACTACAACAGATATGATAATTATTGTTACACTTATATCCATAATTACAGTTTAAGAAAGACCGCAAGAACAAGCATTGCGACCTTTGAATATTTTATTCGCACTATTTAAAAATAACCTTTCCCTTTTTCTGAACTTCCCATTTATTATCATTCAAATGCAATCGGGCAGGTTCAATCTCATTCACCATCTTGCAATCGGATGTCGGATATTCATCAAATTCATGAAATGGCTTAATCCAGTTTTCAACATTCGGAATCATCTTTGACGACGTACTATCACTCGAAATAAGCGAAAGTGAGGCTACTGTAGGTTTTTCCGTCTCTACCATAATTCTATAAATAGAATCCAGGCGCTGTTCTTTCGACAGATTTTTATGATAGAAAAATCCATAACCATCCATATTCTTGGCATAATAGATCTCTTTATTGATAAATAAATCGAGATCTTCTTTAGTGAAACCAGTCATAAAATCTATTAGTCCTACTATAGGATAGAAGAACAAAGTCTCCGAAAGTTCGGCATCATCCGCCTGACTCTTTGTATATTTGGAGAAACCGTTATTATAATATCCCTCCACTTTACTTATCAGCAAACCTTGGAACGCCTTTAGATTTATATTCTCATTAAACTCTCTGCCCAGATGCAATTCAACAAACATCTTACAGTACAGTCCAATAAACGATTTCACATTTTCAATAATACTACTTCTCAGTTCGTCTCTTTTCTCTCCGCGAACTTCTTTGTAAGTATGGAAGTTATGTTTATCTGTATAATCAAGCTGACACCCCAAGAAAAGTGAATTAGACAATATTACCGGATTATCCTTGTACAATCCACCGTAACAAGTAGACTCTTTTCTATCGGTTGCCGGAAGAACAATCTGAATTTTACGTCCCTTTACACCAAATATTTCTTCGAATATAAAGCTACAATATTCACCGATAATCTTTTGATTTCTACTTAAGAGATCAATATACTTACTGCCATTACCACTGAATATAATGCACGAAGGATAATCCTCACCGGAATCTTTCATAAACTGAGCTGCATGATACATCAAAGCCGAAAGATGGAAAAGAAATATCTTTTTGTAGACTCCGTTAGATAATTGGTCACTAATCTTAGAAGCATTCTCGTTGGCGAACCAGAAATTGATAATCTCGGCCGAACTATATTTCTCATTCGTCAGATATTGTTTGTTTAGCCCATTCAGATTAGTCGATTTAAAGTTTTCAGTAATCTTTTTCTGAATACTCTTATATACCCCATTCTCCTTCACATTCGAGAAGGCGTTATACCCATTCCTCCACAAATCATTGCAGGCAAAGTTTACAGACGTTCCTTTAACCGGCACTTCGTTCTTAAAGATCATAAAGTCGGTAGATCCACCACCAATATCAACAGTGAGCACGGAATTATTATCCTCCAGTATGCCACAATTTCTGTAATAGTAGTAAGGAGCTTCAGATTCAGTTACGTTATAAAGTTCAGCCCTTCTTCCAAACAATTCCGTATAATTTTTCTCCCACATCCGCTTATAATTCTCTTTGGTTGTTTGCGAGAAACTCAGCGGGTTAAACCATGTCATCTTTGTCAAT
Proteins encoded in this window:
- a CDS encoding carbohydrate-binding family 9-like protein, whose product is MKIPTFYSFAKGLLCLSLFLGSVICSAQPSFQGLENLFNSPESYVIGYTPVKPVIDGNITDAAWQNAPWSKFFRDIEGDAKPNPYYQTRVKMLWDDNFLYIAASIVDEHVWANLRNHDDIVYYDNDFEIFIDPDNNTHQYFEIEVNALNTIFDLFLSKPYRNDSRELIGWDAAGMRSAVKVHGTLNNSMDKDKGWSVEFAIPFSALSLGSGKNIPKESTLWRINFSRVEWDTMIEKGKYVKKTNAEGKVLPENNWVWSPQGVINMHCPERWGYLLFTKKQLENEFPAFMLPYAEKQKQYLWLVYYRQKEYLKKNKRYAFTLDELNITPVSFKLDNIENSLEMEATAHQFNATIRSSGSSTWSINDEGLIQIRK
- a CDS encoding MraY family glycosyltransferase, encoding MIIYNLSFLIGLLIFSLFCSVVLEMMILPRIIYIAKKKSLYDLPNARKSHLQPIPRLAGVSFFPILLFVFSVSILIFIKFQADDSLASLEPALRKMFGLIAGNILLLGVGFKDDLVGSRYRHKMIVQFLAATLLVSGGLYINNFNGLFGIWEISDWIGMLFTIFLIVFITNAINLIDGADGLASGISGVALISFGILFFLRGMFFYSLICIILVGILIPFFYYNVFNTSRKVFMGDTGSLTLGFLLAYLGVRFAMADSGHNYDLFDSPAMISLSVLFVPMFDALRVMLERAFVGKSMFLPDRKHIHHKLLDLGLSHRKVMVSLVVCAGLLVFINVILLHFLNVNIMFIINILLWLGLVQILNFMLAKKSKVLN
- a CDS encoding L-rhamnose mutarotase, with the protein product MNTKENGYKVKEYHQPVKRYCQTLDLKNDAALIAEYVKRHADIWPEIKTGICEVGILEMQIFLLGTRLFMIVETSLDFDWDNAMSKLATLPRQAEWEEYMSMFQISSPGATSSEKWKLMDEIFHL
- the ltrA gene encoding group II intron reverse transcriptase/maturase codes for the protein MEAFQRVKANHGSAGIDGISISDFEKNLKDNLYKIWNRMSSGCYFPPSVKLVEIPKPNGDKRPLGVPTVGDRVAQMAAVMIIEPQIEPCFHEDSYAYRPKRSAHDAIAKARERCWKYDWVLDMDISKFFDTIDHELLMKAVRLHTDSQWVLLYIERWLKVPYELKDSSRIERDKGVPQGSVVGPVLANLFLHYVFDMWMSKYYPHIPFERYADDTICHCSTKAQAEALKISVQQRFAECKLALNEDKTRIVYCKDNRRKEKHEVISFDFLGYTFRPRKAIDKKGVPFTGYLPAISNKSISGIREKIRSWKLKRHTFHTLEMLADYINPVLRGWISYYGKFYPTRLKWLLEEVNGHLARWVMAKYKRYRRKLSRAYDWLGNISERERNLFYHWQWGVKPPSNIRKSLKV
- a CDS encoding GH92 family glycosyl hydrolase; the protein is MRNRSLLRGSMKGLLVCFFATSLIQPCIGKQVKKSTRLQNLTQYVDPYIGTGYHGHVFMGANVPFGAVQLGPSNLTQGWDWCSGYHYSDSTIIGFSHTHLSGTGIGDLGDILFMPVTGKVKMAKGKPGVPESGYLSLFSHKQEIARPGYYSVLLKRYNIGVELTTTNRVGFHKYVYPKAEEAGIIINLESGIGWDNPMETYITAENDSTVSGYRFSKGWANDQRIYFYARFSKPFKSFIVSDTTAVQSGRSLKGRRVFARANFNTKANEAILVKVAISPVSIENAKLNMQSELPGWNFKQTVAKADAAWNKELGKVVIKADNAARMRTFYTALYHTMIAPSTFCDINKDYRGADKKIHTNASFTNYTTFSLWDTYRAAHPLFTLLQPERTGDFVNTMLAIYQQQGELPVWHLMGNETYCMVGCPAVTVVADAYLKGLNIDKKLAYEAMKNTMMQDGRGLKYVKKYGYIPADSTVESVAMGLEYAIADWSLGQVAKKEGFTEDYNYFDKRGKYYKNYFDTQTGFARGRVNDNTWRTPFNPFTSIHRQNDYTEGNAWQYTWLVPQDVEGLIKLYGSEKAFTKKLDSLFVAKGDLGSEASPDISGLIGQYAHGNEPSHHITYMYAYVGQPWKTADKVREIMNTLYTDKYDGLCGNEDVGQMSAWYVFSALGFYPANPSNGCFVFGSPVVNNATINVGNNKTFTMNVLNNSAANKYIQKITLNGKNYPKSYIQYKDIMKGGTLVIEMGNKPSSWGTAQDARPRSEM
- a CDS encoding family 10 glycosylhydrolase, whose amino-acid sequence is MTSRRNFIKTSIFAGLSMCVFPDVLKAEELIGKKKKHKWKHWVWVNPKDGEDEAELIKRYKKYYEAGIRGILFEKDSEIHFRAAKSQKLETHRWLWTMNQGDKALLEQHPEWYAINRKGESCADKPPYVGYYRWLCPSKEEVQQHILDQVNSILEKDYVDGIHMDYIRFCDIILPVNLWNNYKIEQTKELPDYDYCYCETCKSKFKEQSGQELDSIDYPEASLSWRKFRYNSITNIVNSVAKIAKKHGKKVTAAVFPTPEVARRNVRQDWVNWNLTGVFPMVYHAFYKENVSWIGDAVKEGVTGLCCRFPLYAGLYLPDFKNDEELKEGIRHALDNGAEGVSLFGNISDNVLDILKDFSKHKKE